In Gemmatimonadota bacterium, the following proteins share a genomic window:
- a CDS encoding PD40 domain-containing protein — MAKDTGLLVELKRRKVVRAAVVYVAAAFATLEFADIAFPRIGLSDGAVDMVLWAGLLGFPIALALAWFFDLRAETTSVRSPGWFSAPALAAATILVALGVGAGMLWGGGDSANNALPALAISPLTTTVGLNLSGSWSPDGSQIAYDYTLNGTMDIAVSSLGGGELRLVAGGPNDELMPRWSPDGSKIAFISDDGSGMNVYWVPPTGGSRRKVAETHFLYLDRFTAIGVIGSQPWSPDGRELVFSRLEATGLALWKVELLSREETRLTTPAAGTLDLRAAWSHDGEWIAFMRQPGRPPFGLYLISATGGEPIPLVVNQSLNGSPNWGLDDRRILFTTTSTPNGGGDIWDVDVDTGELRQLTNGLGASTPIISSTGRISYSRWSHEASFYRMDLGSAEEHQPISLSIGNNFSQRFSPNGEQIAFQSSRQGRTQIWLHDLATGAETQLTYPAEGIGDRTPDWSPAGDEIVFLSNREGPFQLWVTGLDGGTPRRLSEQVIPMDGDFWVNARVAPRWSSDGSTIAYLAPGDEGTTLWLIDPDGSNARRTDIGVVLRFDWYLDSQRIVHTRNPPDGSGGIEMIATDLRTGEEVLLLKANASELSVAPDGSYVAYNSADGHFSINRYILPLTPATADQLPRASGEPEQITFGQGVWHVHGGAWSPDSKQIVYTKDFDRGNLYVIDNYR; from the coding sequence ATGGCCAAAGACACCGGGCTCCTCGTTGAGCTCAAGCGTCGCAAGGTCGTTCGCGCGGCGGTCGTGTATGTGGCAGCGGCCTTCGCTACGCTCGAATTCGCCGACATTGCGTTTCCGCGAATCGGGCTCTCGGATGGCGCTGTGGACATGGTTCTTTGGGCCGGCTTGCTGGGCTTTCCTATCGCGCTGGCGCTCGCTTGGTTCTTCGACCTGCGGGCCGAGACCACGAGCGTGCGCTCGCCCGGCTGGTTCTCGGCCCCTGCCCTTGCAGCCGCCACGATATTGGTTGCTCTGGGCGTCGGCGCTGGAATGCTTTGGGGAGGCGGTGACTCGGCGAACAACGCCTTGCCCGCACTTGCGATCTCACCGTTAACCACCACTGTCGGCCTCAATTTGTCTGGCAGTTGGTCACCGGATGGAAGCCAGATTGCGTACGACTACACGCTGAACGGGACGATGGACATCGCGGTGTCGTCTCTGGGTGGCGGTGAGCTTCGTCTGGTGGCGGGCGGCCCGAACGACGAACTGATGCCGCGCTGGTCACCCGACGGATCCAAGATCGCCTTCATCTCCGATGATGGATCGGGGATGAACGTCTATTGGGTGCCGCCAACCGGAGGATCTAGACGAAAGGTAGCTGAAACGCACTTTCTGTATCTCGATCGCTTCACGGCAATCGGCGTAATCGGTTCTCAGCCTTGGTCTCCCGACGGACGTGAACTCGTGTTTTCGCGGCTCGAAGCAACGGGCCTCGCGCTGTGGAAGGTCGAGCTCTTGAGCCGGGAAGAGACCCGATTGACGACGCCAGCCGCCGGAACCCTCGACCTACGGGCGGCATGGTCACACGACGGAGAATGGATCGCTTTCATGCGGCAGCCTGGGCGACCGCCGTTTGGCCTATATCTGATCTCCGCAACGGGTGGCGAGCCGATCCCGCTGGTGGTCAACCAGAGTTTGAACGGAAGCCCGAACTGGGGACTCGACGATCGTCGGATCCTGTTTACGACTACGAGTACCCCGAACGGCGGCGGCGATATCTGGGACGTCGACGTAGATACGGGGGAGCTTCGACAACTCACGAACGGTTTGGGTGCGAGTACACCGATAATCTCGTCTACGGGGCGGATCTCCTACTCGCGCTGGAGTCATGAGGCCTCCTTCTATCGCATGGACCTCGGGTCAGCCGAGGAACATCAACCGATCTCGTTAAGCATTGGCAACAACTTTTCGCAGCGCTTTTCGCCGAATGGAGAGCAGATCGCATTCCAATCCAGTCGCCAAGGCCGTACCCAGATCTGGCTTCACGACCTAGCGACGGGGGCGGAGACGCAGCTCACCTACCCGGCGGAGGGAATCGGGGACAGAACGCCCGACTGGTCCCCCGCTGGGGACGAAATCGTGTTTCTCTCCAATCGTGAAGGCCCGTTTCAACTGTGGGTAACCGGTCTCGACGGGGGCACGCCGCGTCGACTTTCGGAGCAAGTGATTCCCATGGACGGCGACTTCTGGGTAAACGCACGAGTCGCCCCACGCTGGTCCTCGGACGGAAGCACCATCGCCTACCTAGCGCCCGGTGACGAAGGCACGACCCTCTGGCTTATCGATCCCGACGGAAGCAATGCGAGGCGGACCGACATCGGCGTGGTCCTGCGTTTCGATTGGTACCTCGACAGCCAGCGCATCGTCCATACGCGGAACCCGCCGGACGGCTCCGGAGGGATCGAGATGATCGCCACCGATCTCAGGACCGGCGAAGAGGTGCTACTACTCAAGGCGAACGCGTCCGAGTTGAGTGTCGCACCCGACGGAAGTTACGTCGCCTACAACAGCGCGGATGGTCACTTCAGCATCAACCGCTACATACTCCCGCTGACCCCTGCGACCGCCGATCAGCTCCCCCGCGCCTCAGGAGAGCCGGAGCAGATCACGTTCGGTCAAGGTGTGTGGCACGTTCATGGCGGCGCGTGGTCCCCGGACAGCAAGCAAATCGTCTATACCAAGGATTTCGATCGGGGAAATCTCTACGTGATCGACAACTACCGCTGA
- a CDS encoding carboxypeptidase regulatory-like domain-containing protein — MMSWGTPRRRVTCASRFAMLLWLASSTVTVAADAQTLGGRLLGSGSNRPIGLAIVTLVAENTGDMVAATITDDLGRFSLTSPEPGSFLLRASAFGYGTSTAGSIFNLGPDGEMTVDFRIDPRPVALDGLVVSTHRLESRHNLIASGFLARLNRGLGHFITPFEIENSRALSTVELFEGIPGVSLMKVYGRSSSQGNAGHMIVLRGTSAAALCFPKYYLDGAAIDFITGELNTAVPLSAIEAIEIYSGPSEIPVQYSMPDREPGGGWTVPCGVVVLWTRSR; from the coding sequence ATGATGAGTTGGGGAACGCCAAGACGCCGGGTGACGTGTGCGAGCCGATTCGCCATGCTGCTCTGGCTCGCCTCGTCGACGGTCACCGTCGCGGCGGATGCACAGACGCTCGGCGGAAGACTCCTCGGAAGTGGAAGCAACCGGCCGATCGGTTTGGCGATCGTCACGCTGGTTGCGGAGAATACGGGCGACATGGTCGCTGCGACCATCACAGATGACCTCGGCAGATTCTCCCTCACCTCGCCTGAGCCGGGCAGCTTCCTTCTGAGGGCCTCGGCCTTCGGTTACGGAACCTCCACGGCAGGCAGCATTTTCAACCTGGGTCCGGACGGAGAGATGACGGTCGACTTCAGGATCGACCCACGCCCGGTGGCCTTGGATGGGCTTGTGGTCTCCACCCATCGACTAGAGTCCCGGCACAACCTGATCGCGAGCGGATTCCTGGCCCGCTTGAACCGCGGCCTCGGCCACTTCATTACACCGTTCGAGATCGAGAATTCGCGGGCGCTCAGCACCGTCGAGCTCTTCGAAGGGATTCCCGGCGTTTCGCTGATGAAGGTCTACGGACGGAGTTCTTCCCAGGGGAACGCCGGCCACATGATCGTGCTTCGGGGCACCTCGGCCGCGGCCCTGTGTTTCCCGAAGTACTACCTCGACGGGGCCGCCATCGACTTCATAACAGGCGAGCTGAACACCGCCGTGCCGCTCTCGGCCATCGAGGCCATCGAGATCTACTCGGGACCTTCAGAGATCCCCGTGCAGTATTCGATGCCTGACCGAGAGCCGGGTGGTGGCTGGACCGTACCATGCGGCGTGGTCGTGTTGTGGACGAGGAGCCGCTAG